A single genomic interval of Candidatus Polarisedimenticolia bacterium harbors:
- a CDS encoding CBS domain-containing protein has protein sequence MTIEQALRDEKLGSVAVSNPTSVPRGTSLRDTLRVMREEGVGAVLICEGERLVGIFTERDVLNKLIGNRISESEPVDRFMTPEPAVLRPTDCLGDAVQMMTERGYRHIPLIDGQGRRAGMIAARDIVNYVAEHFPAEVVNLPPRLDQEFKSPEGA, from the coding sequence ATGACCATCGAACAGGCCCTTCGTGACGAGAAGCTGGGCAGCGTGGCGGTTTCCAACCCGACCAGCGTCCCGCGCGGCACGAGCCTGAGGGACACGCTGCGTGTCATGCGCGAGGAAGGGGTCGGCGCCGTCCTGATCTGCGAGGGGGAGCGCCTGGTGGGGATCTTCACCGAGAGGGACGTGCTCAACAAGTTGATCGGCAACCGCATCAGCGAGAGCGAGCCGGTCGACCGTTTCATGACTCCCGAGCCCGCGGTCCTGAGGCCGACGGACTGCCTGGGGGATGCCGTCCAGATGATGACCGAGAGGGGTTACCGGCACATTCCCCTGATCGACGGCCAGGGCCGGCGAGCCGGCATGATCGCGGCCCGGGACATCGTGAACTACGTCGCCGAACATTTTCCGGCGGAGGTCGTGAACCTGCCGCCCCG